Proteins encoded together in one Urocitellus parryii isolate mUroPar1 chromosome 3, mUroPar1.hap1, whole genome shotgun sequence window:
- the Pde12 gene encoding 2',5'-phosphodiesterase 12 has translation MWRLPSTRAVLRGVRTAVEQCIRTEAAPEKAAGAMERAVVRCVPSEPKLSLSFALADGSHKNMQRDQSEPLGRALSRIATNALKGHAKAAAARKNRKNRSNASGGAACAGSGSETAAICEPVVKLYYREEAVAEDVLNVDAWQDGAVLQIGDVKYKVERNPPAFTELQLPRYIMAGFPVCPKLSLEFGDPSGSLYRWYKEANPGAAEPEGGGPSSLSPSSPSSTWTETDVNERVYIPSNADIGLRLKLHCTPGNGQRFGPSRELESVCPVEAGPGTCTFDHRHLYTKKVTEDALIRTVSYNILADTYAQTEFSRTVLYPYCAPYALELDYRQNLIQKELTGYNADLICLQEVDRAVFSDSLVPALEAFGLEGVFRIKQHEGLATFYRKSKFNLLSQHDISFQEALESDPLHKELLQKLVLYPLAQERVLQRSSVLQVSVLQSTKESSKKICVANTHLYWHPKGGYIRLIQMAVALAHIRHVSCDLYPGIPVIFCGDFNSTPSTGMYHFVITGNIPEDHEDWASNGEEERCNMSLTHFFKLKSACGEPAYTNYVGGFHGCLDYIFIDLHALEVEQVIPLPSHEEVTTHQALPSVSHPSDHIALVCDLKWK, from the exons ATGTGGAGGCTCCCAAGCACCCGCGCCGTGCTTCGTGGGGTCCGGACGGCGGTGGAGCAGTGCATCCGGACTGAAGCGGCTCCTGAAAAGGCTGCAGGCGCGATGGAGCGCGCTGTAGTGCGCTGTGTTCCCTCGGAGCCCAAGCTGAGCTTGTCGTTTGCGCTGGCCGACGGCAGCCACAAGAACATGCAGCGCGACCAGAGTGAGCCGCTGGGTCGGGCCCTCAGCCGGATCGCTACCAATGCTCTCAAGGGCCATGCTAAGGCAGCCGCAGCTAGAAAGAACCGGAAGAACCGGTCCAACGCGAGCGGTGGCGCGGCCTGTGCAGGGTCTGGGTCGGAGACGGCAGCAATCTGCGAGCCCGTGGTAAAGCTGTACTACCGAGAGGAAGCAGTGGCTGAGGATGTGCTCAACGTGGACGCCTGGCAGGACGGCGCGGTGCTGCAGATTGGCGATGTCAAGTACAAGGTGGAGCGCAACCCACCCGCCTTCACCGAGCTTCAGTTGCCACGCTACATCATGGCCGGCTTCCCCGTGTGCCCTAAGCTCAGCCTTGAATTTGGGGATCCGTCTGGCTCTCTCTACCGCTGGTACAAGGAAGCCAACCCTGGTGCCGCGGAACCTGAAGGTGGTGGCCCTTCGTCATTGTCTCCCTCTTCGCCATCTTCTACTTGGACCGAAACGGATGTGAATGAGCGAGTCTACATCCCGTCCAATGCTGACATCGGACTACGGCTGAAACTTCACTGCACTCCAGGCAATGGGCAGCGTTTCGGGCCGAGCAGGGAATTGGAAAGTGTGTGTCCAGTGGAGGCTGGGCCTGGTACTTGCACTTTTGACCATCGGCATCTCTACACCAAGAAAGTGACAGAGGACGCTCTCATCCGCACTGTCTCCTACAACATTTTGGCAGACACGTACGCCCAGACTGAGTTCTCACGGACTGTTCTGTACCCATACTGTGCCCCCTATGCCCTGGAGCTTGACTACCGCCAGAATCTTATCCAGAAGGAACTCACAGGCTACAATGCCGACCTCATCTGTTTGCAGGAGGTTGACCGCGCGGTGTTTTCGGACAGTTTGGTACCCGCATTGGAGGCTTTCGGGCTGGAGGGCGTGTTTCGAATCAAGCAGCACGAAGGCCTGGCCACTTTTTACCGGAAGTCAAAGTTCAACCTCCTTAGCCAGCATGACATTTCTTTCCAAGAAGCCCTGGAGTCTGACCCACTTCACAAAGAACTGCTGCAGAAACTAGTTTTGTACCCATTGGCACAGGAAAGAGTGCTCCAGAGATCTTCTGTCCTTCAG GTTTCAGTTCTTCAGTCTACAAAGGAGTCTTCTAAAAAGATATGTGTTGCTAATACCCATCTCTACTGGCATCCAaaag GTGGGTACATTCGTCTCATTCAAATGGCAGTAGCTTTGGCTCACATTAGACATGTCTCATGTGATCTGTATCCTGGCATACCAGTTATATTTTGTGGGGACTTTAATAGTACACCATCAACAGGAATGTATCATTTTGTCATCACTGGCAACATTCCAGAGGATCATGAAGACTGGGCTTCCaatggggaagaagaaagatgcAACATGTCTCTAACACATTTCTTCAAACTGAAAAGTGCTTGTGGTGAACCAGCTTACACAAATTATGTTGGTGGCTTTCATGGATGTCTAGATTACATTTTCATTGACTTACATGCTTTAGAGGTTGAACAGGTGATTCCATTACCTAGTCATGAAGAAGTTACCACCCACCAGGCCTTACCTAGTGTTTCCCATCCTTCTGATCACATAGCACTTGTGTGTGATCTAAAATGGAAATAG